The Epinephelus lanceolatus isolate andai-2023 chromosome 11, ASM4190304v1, whole genome shotgun sequence genome window below encodes:
- the LOC144464736 gene encoding tripartite motif-containing protein 16-like — protein MAQQVIQLDREKLSCSICLDLLKDPVTIPCGHSYCMSCIEDCWDEENGQHETYSCPQCRQSFTPRPDLVKSTMLAELVEEQKKVGLHAVSPDQSFAGPEDVACDFCSGIKVKAFKSCLVCMASYCEQHLQPHYNVAPLKKHKLVEATSKLEENICSRHDEVMKIFCRTDQQCICYLCLMDDHKGHDTVSAAAERAERQTELGVSRQRIQQRVQDREKDVKVLQQRVEAIDLSADEAVRDTEKIFTDLIRFIEERSSEVKQQIRSQQKTQVSRAKELEEKLQQEITELQRKDTELEKLSRTEDHLHFLNNYLSLSRLSGSEDLPSIDICTLSLFENMTAARLSEEWAKISLAVSEVDVSLPQAEPRTRAEFMRYSHQITLDPNTAHKCLSLSDRNRKATLTAVEQFYLDHPDRFVERWQVLSGEGLTGRCYWEVKWSGNVSIAVAYKNIGRTGTMYECGFGNNKSWLLECNSDGYKFRHNSVSTSISGRLSSRIGVYLDHRAGTLSYYSVSKSMTLLHRVQTKFTQPLYAGFRFRQTAGDTAELC, from the coding sequence ATGGCGCAGCAGGTGATTCAGCTGGATCGAGAAAAACTGAGCTGTTCAATCTGTCTGGATCTTCTGAAGGATCCAGTGACTATTCCTTGTGGACACAGCTACTGCATGAGCTGTATTGAAGACTGCTGGGATGAGGAGAATGGGCAGCATGAAACATACAGCTGCCCTCAGTGCAGGCAGAGCTTCACACCGAGGCCTGACCTGGTGAAAAGTACCATGTTAGCAGAGTTAGTGGAGGAACAGAAGAAAGTAGGACTTCATGCTGTTTCACCTGATCAGTCCTTTGCAGGACCTGAAGACGTGGCCTGTGATTTCTGCTCTGGGATAAAGGTAAAAGCCTTCAAGTCCTGTCTGGTGTGTATGGCCTCTTACTGTGAGCAACACCTGCAGCCTCACTACAATGTAGCTCCGttaaagaaacacaagctgGTTGAAGCCACTTCAAAGCTGGAGGAGAACATCTGCTCTCGCCACGACGAGGTGATGAAGATCTTCTGCCGCACTGATCAGCAGTGTATCTGTTATCTCTGCCTCATGGATGATCATAAAGGCCATGACACAgtctctgctgcagcagagagggCTGAGAGGCAGACGGAGCTCGGGGTGAGTCGCCAAAGAATCCAACAGAGAGTCCAGGACAGAGAAAAAGATGTCAAGGTACTTCAGCAGAGGGTGGAGGCTATCGATCTCTCTGCTGATGAAGCTGTGAGGGACACTGAGAAGATCTTCACTGATTTGATCCGTTTCATTGAGGAAAGGAGCTCTGAGGTGAAGCAGCAGATCAGATCCCAGCAGAAAACTCAAGTGAGTCGAGCTAAAGAGCTCGAGgagaagctgcagcaggagatcactgagctGCAGAGGAAAGACACTGAGCTGGAGAAGCTCTCACGCACAGAGGATCACCTGCATTTCCTAAACAACTACCTCTCACTGTCACGTCTGAGTGGGTCTGAAGACTTACCCAGCATTGATATCTGTACCCTGAGCTTGTTTGAGAACATGACAGCGGCTCGTCTGAGTGAGGAGTGGGCAAAGATCTCACTGGCAGTGAGTGAAGTGGATGTTTCACTGCCTCAAGCAGAGCCCAGAACCAGAGCTGAATTTATGAGATATTCACATCAAATCACACTGGATCCAAATACAGCACACAAATGTTTGTCATTGAGTGACAGGaacagaaaagcaacattaactGCAGTTGAACAGTTCTACTTGGATCACCCAGACAGATTTGTTGAAAGATGGCAGGTCCTGAGTGGAGAGGGTCTGACTGGacgttgttactgggaggtgaAGTGGAGCGGGAACGTTTCTATAGCAGTTGCATACAAGAATATTGGCAGAACAGGGACCATGTATGAATGTGGATTTGGAAATAACAAGTCTTGGTTATTAGAATGTAACAGTGATGGATATAAATTCAGACATAACAGTGTTTCCACTTCCATCTCAGGCCGTCTGTCCTCCAGAATTGGAGTTTACCTGGATCACAGGGCAGGTACTCTGTCTTACTACAGCGTCTCTAAATCCATgactctcctccacagagtccagaccaagttcactcagcctctctatgCTGGATTTAGGTTTCGCCAGACTGCAGGAGACACTGCTGAGTTGTGTTAG